In a genomic window of Amycolatopsis japonica:
- the bsaP gene encoding biotin synthase auxiliary protein BsaP yields the protein MTSSDPAAYCVHCGQTSDGGAEHPACHNPRTALEPPRYCTYCARRMVVQITPVGWTARCSRHGELAG from the coding sequence GTGACGTCCTCTGACCCAGCGGCGTACTGCGTCCACTGTGGACAGACGTCCGACGGTGGCGCGGAACATCCGGCCTGCCACAACCCCAGAACGGCACTCGAGCCGCCGCGGTACTGCACGTACTGCGCGCGGCGGATGGTCGTCCAGATCACCCCGGTCGGCTGGACGGCCCGATGCAGCCGTCACGGTGAACTCGCCGGCTGA
- a CDS encoding bifunctional SulP family inorganic anion transporter/carbonic anhydrase: MIDIVGDEHDTGPPGRRNPASTLLKNLRHDVPASVVVFLVAVPLSLGVAHAAGAPLLAGLVSAVVGGIVASFFGASALQVSGPSAALTIVIAETIATFGWAATCAMTAAAGVVQILFGLTRVARATLAISPAIVHGLLAGIGLILVLGQLHVVLGGAARSSTIENILALPGRIVGHHDQAALVGVVTVGVLLAWTRLPRTVRRVPGPLAAVALATGLSVAAGMDLPRVDLPNGLPGLGFVPQAPSGSLAAIIAAVLSIALIASLESLLSAVAIDKLRDGPRTDLNRELVGQGLANVAAGSLGGFPVTGVVVRTMTNFEAGARTRMSAILHSVWILGCCLFLAGALRLIPLAALAGLLVHVGAKLVNITSLREVRRHGDLPVYLATLIGAVAVNLLTGVAAGIAVALALMLRRMLFSGIHVERDGSRTRVVIEGALTFLSVPRLTTVLAEVPERAEVTLELFVDYLDHAAFDCLRGWQRAYERAGGTVIVDEIGHPWFERGKAGVPTVRRGVASRVVPRWLAPWSQWQAEHLELPSQRGGSVPLCRGASEFQRRTAPLLRSTWDGLANGQQPHTLFITCGDARIVPNLITTSGPGDLFTVRNIGNLVPRAEADFSVGAAIEYAVGLLRVREVVVCGHSGCGAMKALLGDAPDGLAHLGGWLRHGEATMRRRESEGPVLLDGERPAHEGDRLALHNVVQQLENLRSYPVVDASLACGELRLTGMYFDVGKANVYLLDEALRSFTSAAAPVKS; this comes from the coding sequence ATGATCGACATCGTTGGTGACGAGCACGACACCGGGCCTCCGGGCCGCCGCAATCCCGCATCGACCCTCCTGAAGAACCTTCGCCACGACGTTCCGGCTTCGGTCGTCGTCTTTCTCGTGGCCGTCCCGCTTTCGCTCGGCGTCGCCCATGCCGCCGGAGCACCCTTGCTCGCCGGACTCGTCTCCGCCGTCGTCGGCGGGATCGTCGCGAGCTTCTTCGGCGCCTCCGCCCTCCAGGTCAGCGGTCCCTCCGCCGCGCTGACCATCGTCATCGCGGAGACCATCGCCACCTTCGGCTGGGCCGCCACCTGCGCGATGACCGCCGCGGCGGGCGTGGTCCAGATCCTCTTCGGCCTCACCCGCGTGGCACGGGCGACGCTGGCGATCTCACCCGCGATCGTGCACGGCCTGCTCGCCGGGATCGGCCTGATCCTCGTCCTCGGCCAGTTGCACGTGGTTCTCGGCGGTGCGGCGCGGAGTTCCACGATCGAGAACATCCTGGCGCTGCCGGGCCGGATCGTCGGTCACCACGACCAAGCCGCGCTGGTCGGCGTGGTCACCGTCGGCGTCCTGCTGGCGTGGACCCGGCTGCCGCGTACGGTGCGCCGCGTCCCCGGCCCGCTGGCCGCCGTCGCGCTGGCGACCGGCCTTTCCGTCGCGGCGGGGATGGACCTGCCGCGCGTCGACCTCCCGAACGGGCTGCCGGGGCTGGGTTTCGTCCCCCAGGCGCCGTCCGGATCCTTGGCGGCGATCATCGCCGCCGTCCTCTCCATCGCGCTCATCGCCAGCCTGGAGAGCCTGCTTTCCGCCGTCGCCATCGACAAACTCCGCGACGGGCCGCGCACCGACCTCAACCGCGAACTGGTCGGCCAGGGCCTCGCGAACGTCGCCGCCGGTTCGCTCGGCGGCTTCCCGGTCACCGGCGTCGTCGTGCGCACCATGACCAACTTCGAAGCGGGCGCCCGCACCCGGATGTCGGCGATCCTGCACAGCGTCTGGATCCTCGGCTGCTGCCTGTTCCTGGCGGGCGCGCTGCGGTTGATCCCGCTCGCCGCGCTGGCCGGCCTCCTCGTCCACGTCGGCGCCAAACTGGTCAACATCACCAGCCTCCGCGAGGTCCGCCGCCACGGCGACCTGCCGGTCTATCTCGCGACCCTGATCGGCGCGGTCGCCGTCAACCTGCTGACCGGCGTCGCCGCGGGGATCGCGGTGGCGCTCGCCTTGATGCTGCGCCGGATGCTGTTCTCCGGGATCCACGTCGAACGGGACGGCTCGCGGACCCGCGTCGTCATCGAAGGTGCGCTCACTTTCCTTTCCGTGCCAAGGCTCACGACCGTCCTGGCCGAAGTCCCCGAGCGGGCGGAGGTGACGCTGGAGCTGTTCGTCGACTACCTCGACCACGCCGCTTTCGACTGCCTGCGCGGCTGGCAGCGCGCGTACGAACGCGCAGGGGGAACGGTGATCGTCGACGAGATCGGGCATCCGTGGTTCGAACGCGGCAAGGCGGGCGTGCCGACCGTGCGCCGCGGCGTCGCGTCCCGGGTGGTGCCGCGCTGGCTGGCGCCATGGTCGCAATGGCAGGCCGAACATCTCGAACTGCCGAGCCAGCGCGGCGGCAGTGTCCCGTTGTGCCGCGGCGCTTCGGAGTTCCAGCGGCGGACGGCGCCGCTGCTGCGCAGCACCTGGGACGGGCTGGCGAACGGGCAACAGCCGCATACGCTTTTCATCACCTGTGGCGACGCGCGGATCGTGCCGAACCTGATCACCACGAGCGGACCCGGCGACCTGTTCACCGTGCGGAACATCGGGAATCTCGTCCCGCGCGCGGAAGCGGATTTCTCGGTGGGGGCGGCGATCGAGTACGCCGTCGGGCTGCTGCGGGTGCGGGAAGTGGTGGTGTGCGGGCATTCCGGCTGCGGCGCGATGAAGGCGCTGCTCGGGGACGCGCCCGACGGCCTCGCGCATCTCGGCGGCTGGCTCCGCCACGGCGAGGCGACCATGCGGCGCAGGGAAAGCGAAGGGCCGGTGCTGCTCGACGGCGAACGACCGGCGCACGAAGGCGATCGGCTCGCGCTGCACAACGTTGTGCAGCAACTGGAGAACCTGCGCTCGTACCCGGTGGTCGACGCCTCGCTGGCGTGCGGGGAACTGCGGCTGACGGGGATGTACTTCGACGTCGGGAAGGCGAACGTGTACCTGCTCGACGAAGCGCTGCGGTCGTTCACGTCGGCGGCGGCCCCGGTGAAGTCCTGA
- a CDS encoding cytochrome P450 family protein: MGEPKNLDWDLVQESHRVSALLREEGPARKVRLPRGLATWIVTGYAEARAILADPRVGKDPAAIQRLFERDGFESAADSAVRALGAHMLNSDPPDHTRLRKLVNQAFTSRTVSRLRPRIEQITAELLDGIGDAERVDLLPVFAVPLPIRVICELLGVHAGDQPAFATWSNTMVAWSTPEELQAAAAKMHAYLVDLIEEKRAEPAEDLLSGLIHASDEGDSLTADELLAMAFLLLVAGFETTVNLIANSVLALLREPEQLAALRADPTLLPGAVEEFLRYDGAIHLATIRFTKEAVPVGEVEIPAGEFVLVSLLGANRDAGRFEDPHRLDVTRSAAGHLAFGHGIHHCVGAPLARLEAEIALRGLLERFPDLGLDAEPETLRWRESTLVHGLETLPVRLR, from the coding sequence ATGGGGGAACCGAAGAACCTGGACTGGGATCTCGTCCAGGAGTCACACCGGGTTTCGGCGCTGCTGCGTGAAGAGGGCCCGGCCCGCAAGGTCCGCCTGCCGCGCGGCCTCGCCACCTGGATCGTCACCGGATACGCCGAAGCCCGCGCGATCCTCGCGGATCCCCGTGTGGGCAAGGATCCGGCTGCCATCCAGCGTCTCTTCGAACGCGACGGCTTCGAATCCGCGGCCGACAGCGCCGTACGCGCGCTCGGCGCGCACATGCTCAACTCGGATCCGCCGGACCACACGCGGTTGCGCAAACTGGTCAACCAGGCCTTCACCTCGCGTACGGTTTCCCGGCTGCGGCCGAGGATCGAGCAGATCACCGCGGAACTGCTGGACGGCATCGGCGACGCCGAGCGCGTCGACCTGCTGCCCGTTTTCGCCGTCCCGTTGCCGATCCGGGTGATCTGCGAACTGCTCGGCGTCCACGCGGGCGACCAGCCGGCGTTCGCGACCTGGTCGAACACGATGGTCGCCTGGTCAACGCCGGAGGAACTGCAGGCCGCGGCCGCGAAGATGCACGCGTACCTCGTCGACCTCATCGAAGAGAAACGCGCCGAGCCCGCCGAAGACCTGCTTTCGGGTCTGATCCACGCCAGCGACGAAGGCGATTCACTCACCGCGGACGAATTGCTGGCCATGGCGTTCCTGCTGCTGGTGGCCGGGTTCGAGACGACGGTCAACCTGATCGCGAACAGTGTCTTGGCGCTGCTTCGCGAGCCGGAACAGCTGGCCGCCCTGCGCGCCGATCCCACGCTGCTGCCCGGCGCGGTCGAGGAGTTCCTGCGCTACGACGGCGCGATCCACCTGGCGACCATCCGGTTCACCAAGGAAGCCGTGCCCGTCGGCGAAGTCGAGATCCCGGCGGGCGAGTTCGTGCTCGTCTCCCTGCTCGGCGCGAACCGGGACGCCGGACGGTTCGAAGACCCGCACCGCCTGGACGTCACACGGTCGGCGGCGGGGCATCTCGCGTTCGGGCACGGCATCCACCACTGCGTCGGCGCCCCGCTGGCCCGTCTGGAGGCCGAGATCGCCTTGCGCGGGCTGCTGGAGCGGTTCCCCGACCTCGGCCTGGACGCCGAACCGGAAACGTTGCGGTGGCGGGAAAGCACCCTGGTCCACGGGCTGGAGACCCTCCCTGTGCGCCTGCGCTGA
- a CDS encoding adenosylmethionine--8-amino-7-oxononanoate transaminase: MDAAELLALDAEHVWHPYGPMPSTIDSLLVREASGVRLTLDDGRELVDGMSSWWAAIHGYRNPVLDAALAEQAGRMSHVMFGGLTHEPAIRLAKTLVDLAPEGLRHVFLCDSGSVSVEVAVKMCLQYWQSVGRKEKRRLMTWRGGYHGDTFTPMSVCDPEGGMHSLWRGILPDQLFLPRPPGGFADEPDQDYLDLLATEIGRHAGELAAIIVEPVVQGAGGMRFHPPAYLRALREITEANGVLLIFDEIATGFGRTGRMFAAEHAGVTPDVLCLGKALTGGYLTMAAALCTPEIADGISRGELPVLAHGPTFMANPLSSAVANASLGILAEGGWKSDVPRIEAALKAGLEPARELPSVADVRVLGAIGVIELDHPVDMAVATEVLTGNGVWLRPFRNLIYTMPPYISEAEDLVAITSAMVSAAQKA; the protein is encoded by the coding sequence ATGGACGCCGCCGAACTCCTCGCGCTCGACGCGGAACACGTCTGGCACCCGTACGGGCCGATGCCGAGCACGATCGACTCCCTGCTGGTCCGCGAGGCGAGCGGGGTCCGGCTCACCCTCGACGACGGCCGCGAACTGGTCGACGGCATGTCGTCCTGGTGGGCGGCGATCCACGGCTACCGGAACCCGGTGCTGGACGCGGCGCTGGCGGAGCAGGCGGGCCGGATGAGTCACGTGATGTTCGGCGGGCTCACCCACGAACCGGCCATCAGGCTGGCCAAGACCCTGGTCGACCTCGCGCCGGAGGGGTTGCGGCACGTCTTCCTGTGCGACTCGGGTTCGGTGTCGGTCGAGGTCGCCGTCAAGATGTGCCTGCAGTACTGGCAGTCGGTGGGGCGCAAGGAAAAGCGGCGCCTGATGACCTGGCGCGGCGGCTACCACGGCGACACGTTCACGCCGATGAGCGTCTGCGACCCCGAGGGCGGGATGCACTCGCTGTGGCGCGGGATCCTGCCGGACCAGCTGTTCCTGCCCAGGCCGCCCGGCGGGTTCGCCGACGAGCCGGATCAGGACTACCTCGACCTGCTCGCCACCGAGATCGGGCGGCACGCGGGCGAACTGGCCGCGATCATCGTCGAGCCGGTCGTGCAGGGCGCCGGCGGTATGCGGTTCCACCCGCCCGCGTATCTGCGCGCGCTGCGCGAGATCACCGAAGCGAACGGCGTCCTGCTCATCTTCGACGAGATCGCCACCGGTTTCGGCCGCACCGGCCGGATGTTCGCCGCCGAGCACGCCGGGGTCACGCCCGACGTCCTGTGCCTCGGCAAGGCGCTGACCGGTGGGTACCTGACGATGGCGGCGGCGCTGTGCACGCCGGAGATCGCCGACGGGATCTCGCGCGGTGAGCTGCCCGTGCTGGCGCACGGCCCGACGTTCATGGCGAACCCGCTGTCCTCGGCCGTCGCCAATGCCTCCCTGGGGATCCTGGCCGAAGGCGGCTGGAAGTCCGACGTGCCGCGGATCGAGGCCGCGCTGAAGGCCGGGCTCGAACCGGCTCGCGAGCTGCCGTCGGTCGCCGACGTGCGGGTGCTCGGCGCGATCGGCGTGATCGAACTGGACCATCCCGTGGACATGGCGGTGGCGACGGAGGTCCTCACCGGGAACGGGGTCTGGCTGCGCCCGTTCCGGAACCTGATCTACACGATGCCGCCCTACATCTCCGAGGCGGAAGACCTCGTCGCGATCACTTCCGCAATGGTCTCGGCCGCACAAAAAGCGTAA
- a CDS encoding M48 family metallopeptidase, translating to MTDDIEVSRHNAVRFPGISPRAYEHPVDRGALATLRAVPGFAQVVKAVSGFYAERGERLMALASAIRVGPKQYPELDKLRNECAETLDLDRVPNLFVARSPEVNAQTIGMDEPFIVLNTAAVEAMDLASLRFVIGHEMGHVLSGHAVYRTIMIRLIGLQMSMSWTPVSAIGIRVVIAALREWYRKAELSCDRAGLLCSQDPTAALRSQILVAGGIDPSKIDIPAFLQQASEYESVDDIRDSYLKLRYVETMSHPLAVVRAAQLQKWAASEEYRGILAGEYPRRDEDAPSSTWTDDLKSAAKSYKDSWNSSTDPLTKVFSDVGEAVSGAAGKVWSKFGTGNGSDEGSSSEPGK from the coding sequence TTGACCGACGACATCGAGGTTTCCCGGCACAACGCCGTCCGCTTCCCAGGTATCAGCCCGCGCGCGTACGAACACCCCGTCGACCGCGGCGCACTGGCCACCCTGCGCGCCGTTCCGGGGTTCGCGCAGGTCGTGAAGGCGGTTTCAGGCTTCTACGCCGAACGCGGCGAGCGGCTCATGGCGCTCGCGTCCGCGATCCGGGTCGGCCCGAAGCAGTATCCGGAACTGGACAAGCTGCGCAACGAATGCGCCGAAACACTCGACCTCGACCGCGTGCCGAATCTGTTCGTCGCCCGCAGTCCCGAGGTCAACGCGCAGACGATCGGGATGGACGAGCCGTTCATCGTGCTCAACACCGCGGCCGTCGAGGCGATGGACCTCGCGTCGCTGCGGTTCGTGATCGGGCACGAGATGGGGCACGTGCTGTCCGGGCACGCGGTGTACCGCACGATCATGATCCGGCTGATCGGCCTGCAGATGTCGATGTCGTGGACGCCGGTGAGCGCCATCGGCATCCGCGTCGTCATCGCGGCGCTGCGCGAGTGGTACCGCAAGGCCGAACTGTCCTGCGACCGCGCCGGGCTGCTGTGCTCGCAGGACCCGACGGCGGCGTTGCGTTCGCAGATCCTGGTCGCGGGCGGGATCGACCCGTCGAAGATCGACATTCCGGCGTTCCTGCAGCAGGCGTCGGAGTACGAGTCGGTCGACGACATCCGCGACAGCTACCTGAAGCTGCGTTACGTCGAGACGATGTCGCATCCGCTGGCCGTCGTGCGTGCCGCCCAGTTGCAGAAATGGGCGGCGTCCGAGGAGTACCGGGGGATCCTGGCCGGCGAGTACCCACGCCGTGACGAGGACGCGCCTTCGTCCACCTGGACCGACGACCTGAAGTCGGCCGCGAAGTCGTACAAGGACTCCTGGAACAGCTCGACCGACCCGCTGACGAAGGTGTTCAGCGACGTCGGCGAGGCGGTGTCCGGGGCGGCGGGCAAGGTGTGGAGCAAGTTCGGTACCGGCAACGGGTCGGACGAGGGGTCTTCGTCGGAGCCGGGCAAGTAG
- a CDS encoding DUF2567 domain-containing protein produces MGETTGKPAHLSSSVPDPWSVPVLPRPRRPFPKVVVKADLLPAVSVLSTAGLLGFPLAWLWARLAPPQRMRVINDHGGLAPLELESWHRFDDLAVYGFLALGAGLLIGIVTWLLRERRGPVVLIAATGGATLAGWLGTTMGVSFANGRYEIGAAPAVGDVIAKAPQIESPWIMLAAPLMTTLAYTLLTAWNGREDLGRRLG; encoded by the coding sequence TTGGGCGAGACGACGGGTAAACCGGCGCACCTGTCTTCCAGCGTGCCCGACCCCTGGTCGGTGCCCGTACTGCCGAGGCCACGCCGCCCGTTCCCCAAGGTCGTCGTCAAGGCCGATCTGCTGCCGGCGGTCAGCGTCCTGTCCACGGCGGGGCTGCTCGGCTTCCCGCTGGCCTGGCTGTGGGCGCGGCTGGCGCCGCCCCAGCGGATGCGGGTGATCAACGACCACGGCGGCCTCGCCCCGCTGGAGCTGGAGAGCTGGCACCGCTTCGACGACCTCGCCGTCTACGGTTTCCTCGCGCTCGGCGCCGGGCTGCTGATCGGCATCGTGACCTGGCTGCTGCGGGAACGCCGCGGGCCGGTCGTGCTGATCGCCGCGACCGGCGGCGCGACCCTCGCGGGCTGGCTGGGGACCACGATGGGCGTCTCGTTCGCCAACGGCCGCTACGAGATCGGCGCGGCGCCCGCCGTCGGCGACGTCATCGCGAAGGCGCCGCAGATCGAATCCCCGTGGATCATGCTCGCCGCGCCGTTGATGACGACGCTGGCGTACACGCTGCTGACCGCGTGGAACGGACGGGAAGACCTGGGTCGCCGCCTCGGCTGA
- the bioB gene encoding biotin synthase BioB produces MTTAPETVDILAVARDQVLERGVGLGEEQILEVLRLDDDHLTDLLALAHEVRMRWCGPEVEVEGIISLKTGGCPEDCHFCSQSGRFPTPVRSAWLDIPGLVKAARQTAETGATEFCIVAAVRGPDKRLLSQVREGIKAIREDGNDIQIACSLGMLTQEQVDELVEMGVHRYNHNLETARSHFANVVTTHTWEERWETLRMIREAGMEVCCGGIIGMGESIEQRAEFAAQLAELNPDECTMNFLIPQPGTPYEGYEVVEGKDALRTVAAFRLAMPRPLLRFSGGRELTFGDLGTKQGMLGGINAIIVGNYLTNLGRPATADLAMLDELKMPVKAISDVL; encoded by the coding sequence GTGACCACTGCCCCGGAGACCGTCGACATCCTCGCCGTGGCGCGTGACCAGGTCCTCGAGCGTGGTGTCGGGCTCGGCGAGGAGCAGATCCTCGAAGTCCTGCGGCTCGACGACGACCACCTGACGGACCTGCTGGCGCTGGCCCACGAGGTCCGGATGCGCTGGTGCGGCCCCGAGGTCGAGGTCGAGGGCATCATCAGCCTCAAGACCGGCGGCTGCCCGGAGGACTGCCACTTCTGCTCGCAGTCCGGCCGGTTCCCGACGCCGGTGCGGTCGGCGTGGCTGGATATCCCCGGCCTGGTCAAGGCCGCCCGCCAGACCGCCGAGACCGGCGCGACCGAGTTCTGCATCGTCGCCGCCGTCCGCGGCCCCGACAAGCGGCTGCTCTCGCAGGTCCGCGAGGGGATCAAGGCCATCCGCGAGGACGGCAACGACATCCAGATCGCCTGCTCGCTCGGCATGCTCACCCAGGAGCAGGTCGACGAGCTCGTCGAGATGGGCGTGCACCGCTACAACCACAACCTGGAGACCGCGCGCTCGCACTTCGCGAACGTCGTCACCACGCACACGTGGGAAGAGCGCTGGGAGACCCTGCGCATGATCCGCGAGGCGGGCATGGAGGTCTGCTGCGGCGGCATCATCGGCATGGGGGAGAGCATCGAGCAGCGCGCCGAGTTCGCCGCGCAGCTGGCCGAGCTGAACCCGGACGAGTGCACGATGAACTTCCTCATCCCGCAGCCGGGCACGCCGTACGAGGGCTACGAGGTCGTCGAGGGCAAGGACGCGCTGCGCACCGTGGCCGCGTTCCGGCTCGCGATGCCCCGCCCGCTGCTCCGCTTCTCCGGCGGCCGTGAGCTGACCTTCGGCGACCTGGGTACCAAGCAGGGCATGCTCGGCGGTATCAACGCGATCATCGTCGGCAACTACCTGACCAACCTCGGCCGCCCGGCCACCGCGGATCTGGCGATGCTCGACGAGCTGAAGATGCCGGTGAAGGCGATCAGTGACGTCCTCTGA
- the bioD gene encoding dethiobiotin synthase — MSMLVMTGTGTGVGKTISTAAIAALAAGQGQRVAVLKPAQTGVGPDEPGDLSDVLRLAGPVTTRELRRYPDPLSPEAAARLSGLPTLAPSEIAAAASDLDGDHDLTLIEGAGGLLVRFDADGATLADVAWSLGALVIIVAEAGLGTLNATALTAEVATKRGLTVAGVIIGSWPDEPDLAAVSNLRDLPVAAGAPLLGVLPAGLGTAGPEEFADRAKAGLSPWFGGEFDPECFVGRASAQK; from the coding sequence GTGAGCATGCTGGTCATGACCGGCACCGGTACGGGTGTCGGCAAGACGATCTCCACCGCCGCCATCGCCGCTCTGGCCGCCGGTCAGGGCCAGCGTGTCGCCGTGCTGAAACCGGCGCAGACCGGAGTGGGCCCGGACGAGCCGGGCGACCTCTCCGACGTCCTCCGCCTCGCCGGCCCGGTCACCACCCGCGAGCTGCGGAGGTACCCGGATCCGCTGTCGCCGGAGGCGGCGGCCAGGCTTTCGGGACTGCCGACGCTCGCCCCGAGCGAGATCGCCGCCGCGGCGAGCGACCTCGACGGCGACCACGACCTGACCCTCATCGAGGGCGCGGGCGGGCTGCTGGTCCGGTTCGACGCCGACGGGGCCACGCTGGCCGACGTCGCGTGGTCGCTGGGCGCGCTGGTCATCATCGTCGCCGAGGCCGGGCTGGGCACGCTCAACGCGACCGCCCTGACCGCCGAGGTCGCCACCAAACGCGGGCTGACCGTGGCCGGGGTGATCATCGGATCCTGGCCGGACGAGCCGGATCTGGCGGCGGTGTCGAACCTGCGGGACCTGCCGGTCGCCGCCGGGGCCCCGCTGCTGGGCGTGCTGCCCGCCGGGCTGGGCACGGCCGGGCCCGAGGAGTTCGCGGACCGGGCCAAGGCGGGTCTCTCGCCGTGGTTCGGCGGGGAGTTCGATCCGGAATGCTTCGTCGGCCGCGCGTCGGCACAGAAGTGA
- a CDS encoding SulP family inorganic anion transporter: protein MKQPLAVLRHDLPASLVVFLVAVPLSLGIALASGAPIVAGLIAAVVGGVVAGALGGSALQVSGPAAGLTVIMAETIATFGWATTCAITVAAGALQILLGLSRIARAALAISPAIVHGMLAGIGVTIVLGQLHVVLGGSAQSSALENIAQLPAQIVGHHDTAALIGVLTIGILLVWPRLPKAVRKVPGPLAAIALVTVLSVATAMTLPRVNLPGDLLNIRFAPEFPDTGWGAFAVAVVTIALIASVESLLSAVAVDKMHTGPRSNLDRELIGQGAANMTSGALGGLPVTGVIVRSSTNVTAGARTRASAILHGVWILVFVAAFAGLIQNIPLAALAGLLVHVGAKLVNPGHMKQVLKHGDLGLYLVTLAGVVVFDLLTGVLLGIALSVLLMLRRTVWSGIHAERDGGEWRVVVEGVLTFLSVPRLSRVLATVPDGAKVTLELVVDYLDHAAFESLSNWQQGHERAGGTVIVDEVGHPWFAKGKSGDPTLTRTAAARSVPRFLAPWSDWQAKDVELPGQRGGPTLRGATEFQRRTAALMQPALSKLAGGQSPHTLFITCGDARIVPNMITTSGPGDLFTVRNIGNLVPARRADPSMGATVEFAVGVLKVREIVVCGHSGCGAMQALATGAPDGAPMLASWLRHAEPSAHRDATVTLDGERPDTEVDRLALKNVLQQLEHLRHYPLIAEAEARGELHLTGMYFDVGAAQVYLSDEGSPSFTPVGAVTTSGG, encoded by the coding sequence ATGAAACAACCTCTCGCCGTGCTTCGTCACGACCTGCCCGCCTCGTTGGTGGTGTTCCTCGTCGCCGTCCCGCTTTCACTCGGGATCGCTCTCGCGTCAGGGGCGCCGATCGTCGCGGGGCTGATCGCGGCCGTGGTGGGAGGTGTGGTCGCCGGGGCGCTCGGCGGCTCGGCGCTTCAGGTGAGCGGCCCCGCCGCCGGCCTGACGGTGATCATGGCCGAGACCATCGCGACCTTCGGCTGGGCGACCACCTGTGCGATCACCGTCGCCGCGGGCGCGCTGCAGATCCTGCTGGGGCTGAGCCGCATCGCCCGCGCGGCGCTCGCCATCTCGCCCGCCATCGTCCACGGCATGCTGGCCGGAATCGGCGTCACGATCGTCCTCGGCCAGCTCCATGTCGTGCTGGGCGGATCGGCGCAGAGTTCGGCGCTCGAGAACATCGCGCAACTGCCCGCGCAGATCGTCGGCCACCACGACACCGCCGCGCTGATCGGCGTGCTCACGATCGGCATCCTGCTCGTGTGGCCGCGGCTGCCCAAGGCCGTCCGCAAGGTGCCCGGCCCGCTCGCCGCGATCGCGCTGGTGACCGTGCTTTCCGTCGCCACCGCGATGACCCTGCCCCGCGTCAACCTGCCGGGTGACCTGCTCAACATCCGCTTCGCGCCCGAATTCCCGGACACCGGCTGGGGCGCGTTCGCCGTCGCGGTGGTCACCATCGCCCTGATCGCGAGCGTGGAAAGCCTGCTGTCGGCCGTCGCCGTCGACAAGATGCACACGGGGCCGCGGTCGAACCTCGACCGCGAACTGATCGGCCAGGGTGCCGCGAACATGACTTCCGGCGCGCTCGGCGGCCTCCCGGTCACCGGTGTGATCGTCCGCAGTTCGACCAACGTCACCGCCGGCGCCCGCACCCGGGCGTCCGCGATCCTGCACGGCGTCTGGATCCTGGTGTTCGTCGCCGCGTTCGCCGGGCTCATCCAGAACATCCCGCTCGCCGCGCTGGCCGGCCTGCTCGTCCACGTCGGCGCGAAACTGGTGAACCCCGGCCACATGAAGCAGGTCCTCAAACACGGCGACCTGGGGCTGTACCTGGTGACGCTCGCCGGTGTCGTCGTCTTCGACCTGCTCACCGGCGTCCTGCTCGGTATCGCGCTTTCGGTGCTGCTGATGCTGCGTCGCACGGTGTGGTCCGGGATCCACGCCGAGCGCGACGGCGGCGAATGGCGCGTCGTCGTCGAGGGCGTCCTGACGTTCCTTTCCGTGCCGAGGCTCAGCCGTGTGCTCGCGACCGTGCCCGACGGCGCGAAGGTGACCCTGGAACTGGTCGTCGACTACCTCGACCACGCCGCCTTCGAGAGCCTGTCGAACTGGCAGCAGGGCCATGAACGCGCCGGCGGCACGGTGATCGTCGACGAGGTCGGGCATCCGTGGTTCGCCAAGGGCAAGTCCGGCGACCCCACGCTGACCCGGACGGCGGCGGCGCGGTCGGTGCCGCGGTTCCTCGCGCCGTGGTCCGACTGGCAGGCCAAGGACGTCGAACTGCCCGGCCAGCGCGGCGGGCCCACCCTGCGCGGGGCGACCGAGTTCCAGCGGCGCACGGCCGCGCTCATGCAGCCGGCGCTCAGCAAACTGGCGGGCGGCCAGTCGCCGCACACCCTCTTCATCACCTGCGGGGACGCGCGGATCGTGCCGAACATGATCACCACGAGCGGTCCCGGCGACCTGTTCACCGTGCGCAACATCGGGAACCTGGTGCCCGCCCGCCGGGCCGATCCGTCTATGGGCGCCACCGTCGAGTTCGCCGTCGGCGTGCTGAAGGTGCGCGAGATCGTGGTCTGCGGTCATTCCGGCTGCGGCGCGATGCAGGCGCTGGCCACCGGAGCCCCGGACGGCGCGCCGATGCTGGCCTCCTGGCTGCGGCACGCCGAGCCGAGCGCGCACCGCGACGCCACGGTGACCCTCGACGGCGAACGCCCGGACACCGAGGTCGACCGGCTGGCGCTGAAGAACGTGCTGCAGCAGCTGGAGCACCTGCGGCACTATCCGCTGATCGCCGAGGCGGAGGCGCGCGGCGAGCTGCACCTGACCGGGATGTACTTCGACGTCGGGGCGGCGCAGGTCTACCTGTCGGACGAGGGGAGCCCGTCGTTCACCCCGGTCGGGGCCGTCACCACATCCGGGGGCTAA